In the genome of Amia ocellicauda isolate fAmiCal2 chromosome 3, fAmiCal2.hap1, whole genome shotgun sequence, one region contains:
- the LOC136747050 gene encoding olfactory receptor 52J3-like: MQNSSNITVFTLHGLNETASHRYVFFAFTLLAYLLICLLNLTLIITIIIEKTLHEPMYIFLCNLCVNGLYGTAGLYPKLLSDFLSDSHVISYTGCFLQIFVIYSSDVCELTILTLMAYDRYVAICKPLQYHSIMTSLTMSKFLLISWILPICETTIPIFLTIRLPLCRSDINRLYCDTWSVIKLSCVDTTINTVYVYIAILFNLFATLFIIYSYIHIVRACIKSSEERSKFMQTCLPHLISLINFIIANLFDVLYSRYGSMNMPKALHNFMAVEFLLIPPLLNPLIYGLKLSQIHRRVMRVFSRKVHILK, translated from the coding sequence ATGCAGAACTCATCCAACATTACAGTCTTCACACTCCATGGATTAAATGAGACGGCATCTCATAGATAcgtcttttttgcttttactCTTCTGGCTTACCTTTTGATATGTCTTTTGAATTTGACACTGATCATTACAATCATCATTGAGAAAACCCTCCATGAGCCTATGTACATCTTCCTCTGTAACCTGTGTGTCAATGGACTGTATGGAACTGCTGGTCTGTATCCTAAACTCCTGTCTGACTTCCTCTCTGACTCTCATGTGATCTCATACACTGGATGTTTCCTTCAGATATTTGTAATCTACTCTTCTGATGTATGTGAATTAACCATTTTAACATTGATGGCTTATGACAGGTATGTGGCAATATGCAAACCTTTACAGTACCACTCTATCATGACATCTCTAACTATGAGCAAGTTTCTGTTGATTTCTTGGATTCTTCCTATCTGTGAAACCACAATTCCAATATTCTTAACTATCAGGCTGCCTCTGTGTAGATCTGATATTAACAGATTGTACTGTGATACCTGGTCAGTTATAAAACTATCTTGTGTAGACACAACTATTAACACTGTCTATGTATATATTgctatattatttaatttgtttgcaaccctttttataatatattcttATATCCACATTGTTAGGGCTTGTATAAAGTCTAGTGAAGAGAGGAGTAAATTCATGCAGACCTGTTTACCCCATTTGATATCTTTAATCAACTTTATCATTGCCAATCTTTTTGATGTATTGTACAGTCGATATGGGTCAATGAACATGCCAAAGGCTCTTCATAATTTCATGGCAGTGGAATTTCTACTCATCCCTCCTCTTTTAAATCCACTCATATATGGCTTAAAACTGAGTCAGATTCACAGGAGAGTTATGAGGGTGTTCAGCAGAAAAGTACATATTTTGAAGTGA